In the Scatophagus argus isolate fScaArg1 chromosome 11, fScaArg1.pri, whole genome shotgun sequence genome, TCCTGTAATATTCCCATTTGATTTCCTGGTATCAATCTTAAATGTTCTATAACGAGTGCCGGTGCAGGTTTTCATGTTTCTGATACTTGGATATTTACGTGAAGTTGTTTCAGTGATGCCGTATAAAACTGAAGTCACAACAGAAGAACGATTCTCCTGTGTATCACTGCAGCCTTGCCAGGGACTACATGTTATATACTGAATGTGCTGGGCATTCTCTTTCATGCCAAAGTCTGTAGCCCTGAGTCAGCTGGATAAGAAGATGGCTAAAAGAAGTTGTCTTTGCTCTAAAAAACTTgttaaacacatgcagaaatttGCTTTGAAATAAACTGGACACTCTAATGTAAGGTCAAGGGAACATATATATTTTGATTGTTTGAAGTAGTATTTTACATTTGCCACACAGTCAACATAAATGTGACGTTTCTTCAAcatttcttgtatttatttcagACCATAACTCAGTACGTAGCTCAGCTGAAGATTTCTCCATCATCAAAGCCAACCTGACTGAGCGTCTCCAGGCCAGTTATAACAAACTTTCCTCCATGTCTGAAGAGAGAGACCTGCTGAATGCCAACCTCACTGAAATAACTAAAGAGTTGAACAGGCTTCAGACTTTGTCCAATTGGAGTGAGTTACATCTGTTTCTACACCTCAGAGCAGGATGAAATTTGAAGTAGATGATGTGGTAATATGTACTCTAAATTTTACAAATGATCTGCCATCAACAACAAGTAACTATCTGTGGAACCTCTATTTCTTTACTCTTCAAATTTTCATCAGAAAACTTTATTGACATTATGTATAATTGCATTCTAACTGCTGTAATGCCAATTTTTAACTGTGCtaattttgcatgttttagtgCTGAAGTGCAAAATGTTTATTATACTTTAAAACATGTGAATGATGTTAATTCTCCTGTCAATGCCCTTGGTTTGTACATTATGGTACAACAAGCTACAGAGCACCTCTGGGCATGTATTGAACACATCTTCCAAGCAGAAAGTATGCGTATGCATCCATTTAAGAGTACATTCAGGCCATTACAGCTGGAGTTCCCCAAGTGCACATTGGCTCCTCAAGGACAGGTTAAAGTCACGTTCACCACATTgtacatttgttattttaattatttctaaataaattgTATATAAATCGAGCCTAAACCAACTGTGATGTCACCCACTGGTTTGGTTGAACATGCGTGTTTGTAATCCCTGTACTCTAACTGATACAGGCAGACTTGCTTCTAATTTCTGATGCTGTATGTTTCAGAGAGAAGTTGTCCTGCAGGATGGAACGCGTTCAGGTGCTCCTGTTATCTCCTGTCCACTGAGTCTGGGTCGTGGACCAGAGCCAGAGAGGATtgcagaaacagagaagcagCTCTGGTCGTCATAGACAGTGTTGAAGAACAGGTAGacatttggtttgtgtgtgcactggaGTATTGATCCCTCATTGCACTGATTTAACTCCTTGACAAAGAGCTTAATGCtcagttttaaaaaagcacaaatggATCATTGACATTCACCTTATAGAATAGAATGGAAGTCTTCATTGTCACTATACAAGTACAGTGAGATGTCGTTCGGAGCAGGCCAACAGATGCACAGAGTAAAAAGCAGTAGATAAGAGCAATTAAATAGAGTAAAGATTCAAAAATGTACAACAGAATAGTGTTGTGGTAGAGTAGTGTTTTGCACAACAGTATTTGCACCGCAGAGAAGTACTGGTAACAACAAGTATAATGTTGATTATAAATGAACTAATCAATTTTTCATGATATATTTAACAGAAATTTCTCTCTGAACTCTACACCAAACAAAGTTGGATTggtttgactgacagtgaaACTGAGGGGACCTGGAAATGGATTGATGGAACTCCACTGACTCTGACGTGAGGCTTAAGTTTACTTTTTAACGGTTGATTGCGCAACTGTTACTTTATGTAAGATGTGTGCATCATTTATTAAGCCATAAGAGGGAAATTCTAATGACAGAAGACCTTAATGTGACATTAatgtcaatcaatcaatcaattttcATTCCATGGACCAAACCACCTTTTATTGTGCACCCGAGTTGGAATTTGCATCTCTTGATTCTCTTGTTCAATGACCTGTTAGGTACTGGGATCAAGGGCAGCCTGATAATGGTGGTGGACATTCGAAATTGGGTGAAGAGGATTGTGTACACTTCCAGGctggaaacaaaactgaaaataactggAACGATCTGTCATGTCGTACTTCTATGCAGTGGATCTGTGAGAGAAAAGATTAGCAGTGGTTCATCATAAGTGTGGtgcacaataataataataatagctgTAATAATATATGCATGtataatatttgtgtgtgtgtgtgtgtgtgaattgttCCAGGTCTTTCTCATCCTTCAGCATCCTTATTTTATCTCCAGTTTAATCATAATGACtgcaatatatatttttgaaagaTTATAGATGAAATATCCTGATCAACATTCTCCTCCAGAAGGCAGGAAGTTAAGACTCAGAGATTCTACTTGGCATCCAAAAAGGAAGCAGGGCATTAGTACAGCAGACCTTGGAGGTTAAGCTCAACTCTCAGTCCCAGCTACATCAGTTGGCAGCTCAGTTGGTTTCCCTCTACATGTTCATTTGCAGATCTCAAACAGGATGCCCTAATTCCAAATCAgttcaatttcatttttgtaacgtcaaatcacaacagaaattaTCTCATGACCCTTTACCAGGCGGGCAGGAACCTCAGAGTTGTCCCCAGCTTTGTGTGGACGAACATCTaccttgactggttgggttgaaagagagaaacggacagagggaaagaaagcaagagacgaaagagaaagacagacagaatgtgtgtgtgtgggggggcacTCACACAATGATGCATAGCAACtgcaataataacagaaatactGCAACCATTGCTAATAACAATAATGCTGATATGCACAGTAACTGCTGTAATACTGacaataattaaaatgtgcttATATACACAATTAAAATGCTATCATATGGTATTATAAAACCTTTTCACACATGCTAGTTCAGCGTGTTCATTTGCAcagctgaaaatgcaaaaatacataaaatccAAAACCACACTcatgttaaaatgctgttgtttatCTATATGTTTATTACCAAAAGATCGAAATAACtcaatgtaaaatatttcccAAACTTACATGAATTTCATAAAGTCACAATTGAGCAATTTTATAAGGGAGTTTGGGTGACAATGAGTGACGATGAAGTAGCCTGTATTGctttttgtttaataatttgTAAGGTTACCAACAATTTAGTATAACatcatttcacacactgaccttTCAGCACCACAACTGTGAGTGACTTCCAGCATTGCTGAACATGACAGTCctcaccacaaaaacaacagcactgatCTTTTGCTCAAATGCCTAAAATGGCCTCCAGCGTGTTTCAACGGGTCTAACGAGGACATCTTGTGGCCGTGTCAATTATGACTGTAGTCAGTTGGAAGGAAAGGTGTTGTAGAGCAGAGTAGATAGAAAGAATGTAACTTTAACATGAGAGACTGTAGTTCTTTTTCATGTAGAAAATCAAAACTTCTAGTTTAAGCTTGAGGAAGGATTGTCTTAATGGTTAAGAACCATAGGAACCCACAGAGactcaaatgtatttttttcttttattttcaaccTTAAATTAAACACGTAGCAGAACATAAAATCTAACTATATGAAATATACAAAGGTAACAAATGGAAAACACTTTTTGATTATATTCACAAATGAAATATATGCAGATATAAAATGTGATTActatcaaaaatatcaaaaccaaCCAAGTGAcctacagctgaggctgatggtAGTTTTCCAGCTGTTTGGTCATTTTTACTAATAGCATACACTATGTATGATGTAATCAATCAATTTCACCACTTCATTGgaatttaataattaaataaatgcaataattttttttttaccaccaAATACCACCAGATGTTGCTGTGGCGCTTCCCTCTCCAACTTCACTCAGGAGGACCTGATCTTGACCAATACAGATATTTGTGAGACTTTTCAGTGGGGGGCTTGCACATGCAATATTTGGGCTAGTGCAACTGTAGATGTCATGGACCAAAGGAGCATTTCCCTAAATGAGTAGAAATGCTTCTTCTGTACGCTTGCTGACAtcctgacaaacaaacacaaatacacaagagTTTTAAGACACCTCAGGGGTCACACTTCATGTGAGTGTAACTAGGTGGTAACATTCaagactttttaattaaaacatctAGAACATGTTGGAGCTATTTGGACATTTCATGTTGCAGTCTTTTGCATATCACTAAGGTGATTTAAACTTGTTAAAACCTTGACTACAACCTTGGCTCTCCTGAGGTGCATATCAGTTTACCATGAAGAGGAGGGAATTGAAAAATAATGGACATCACCAGACATGTAAATGCATTAATGCAGTATTTGTTGATGTGATTTGATTAAGTGAATTTTGCCCCATGAAGAACAGCAACACAAGCTTGGAACTTCTTGCTCATTAAAGTCCATCCTCCATGATGAAGATGTTAACATCTCTTCTTCAGCCTGCAGATTCCCCCATGTTACATAAAGGGGAAATCTGAGGCTGAAATTTTCTGCCAGGCTTCCAAAACTGTGTTGCTGTCATTGGCATCGCAGTCGAGTGGATTGTTAAAAGAATGCTCATCTTCTCTAATTGTCTGAAGATAGGGTTCACAGATCACTTCTGCTCTAGATGCTGCTATTTTTTCTAATGCATTTTTCAAATAGCTACGCACTTGCTCTGCCAGAAAATCTTCATAAACCCTTCTGTAGTAAGGAGGGTGAAACTGCTCCAAAGTGGACACTGAGTCATTTTTCCATGTCCTCTTTCTGATGCAATGGGCTGATATTCGTTCAGCAATGGTCCaagccaaaataaaaccacagattACACCAAAGCCAAtgtcctgaaaaagaaaaaaaaaataaacacgaATGAAAGAGATATCTTCAATAGTTGGAAGGACATTAAACACAGCCTTGATGTTGTTTCAATGAAGCTCAAATttgtttaaatgcttttttaCAGAATATTCAGAGTGACTCAGAGATCCAGCTCCAGCCATACGTAAAGTACTTTTGTGCAGTTGGAAAGGGTCAGATGGAATAGTGAACAATATTAGCTAACGTAGGGAATCACCAGCCACATCAAACAATCACCCCAATATGAGCTCTGTCATCTTTTGCTTGGAACAAGATTCAGTGTGTTAATTTATAAGTACTAGAGATGCTGGCAGATGTAAATTGTTACATTTTGAAAGCTAGCTAGCTGCTAGCTGTCACCACTGACTTAATTGTTATGGTGCAGagttttatcttcttttttaaCTCTCAGCAGTAAAAGCTTTGAAAATGACTTACTGGCTGAAATAACTGAAGCAGAACATTAAcggtaatgttttaaagttttgctCTCATTACTTTCAACCATGTAACAAGGGTGTGGttgtttttagatattttaattatttaagtcTGAAATATCTAAAACAGTACTGTATAAAATGAACGAATGAAAGATTTTATGTAACTAAAATTACTTTTTGCATCAATAAGCTGTGTTCTCAGAAATTATACCACTGAAAGACTGGCAGCTATTCTGACAAAAtaagtttgaaaaaaatg is a window encoding:
- the LOC124067562 gene encoding CD209 antigen-like protein E → MTHSYNKALKLFLKMMNDGTEMFCISCILPFFCFKSDIKVLLPRIKGKEIEPNIYSNCCRAVHPLCAPSVHNFRAMEEIYANVGHGKSVDSKASQNQRGPRSSERTVHGAVALCLGLFCVLLLAALIGLGLHYHNSVRSSAEDFSIIKANLTERLQASYNKLSSMSEERDLLNANLTEITKELNRLQTLSNWKRSCPAGWNAFRCSCYLLSTESGSWTRAREDCRNREAALVVIDSVEEQKFLSELYTKQSWIGLTDSETEGTWKWIDGTPLTLTYWDQGQPDNGGGHSKLGEEDCVHFQAGNKTENNWNDLSCRTSMQWICERKD